In Capsicum annuum cultivar UCD-10X-F1 chromosome 7, UCD10Xv1.1, whole genome shotgun sequence, one genomic interval encodes:
- the LOC107853343 gene encoding berberine bridge enzyme-like 21, whose product MSSSCLVLFLHFLILFRFSSSSHASSVYDSFVSCLASKSIAQSEISKIVYSPKNSSFNSILQAYIRNRRFFNSSTTSKPVIIVTPTKESHVANAVLCTKETNLQLKIRSGGHDYEGISYISDGPFVMLDMFNLRSISINVKDETAWVQAGATLGELYYNIWMKSEALGFPAGVCPTVGVGGHVSGGGYGNMLRKFGLTIDNVLDARLVEVNGRILDRKTMGEDVFWAIKGGGGASFGVILAFKIQLVRVPETVTYFRVERVLDQNATDSVVQWQNVANKIDNDLFMRLLIQPITVKSKNKAKGAKNTKTIRATFIALFLGDSSRLMSLVNKEFPALGLTKQDCLQMSWIDSVLRWANFDNTTNPNALLDRKGDPLNFLKRKSDYVQEPIPKDGLESIFQKMISMGKAGLVFNPYGGRMAEIPEDETPFPHRAGILFKIQYSVNWNELGVAAEKDYLSQIRDLYSFMTPYVSKNPRQAYLNYRDLDIGTNNQGPQSLEKGRIYGIKYFKNNFNRLVKVKSMVDPQNFFRNEQSIPTQTHSIHAQGAMKRRKMF is encoded by the coding sequence ATGTCTTCTTCTTGTCTTGTtttgtttcttcattttctcaTCCTTTTTAGATTTAGTTCCTCATCTCATGCTTCTTCTGTCTATGACTCATTCGTCAGTTGCCTCGCCTCCAAATCAATTGCACAatcagaaatctcaaaaatcgTCTATTCCCCAAAAAACTCCTCTTTTAACTCCATTTTACAAGCCTATATCAGAAACCGTCGATTTTTCAACTCCTCCACAACTTCCAAACCGGTCATCATCGTCACCCCTACGAAAGAATCCCATGTTGCCAATGCTGTCCTTTGTACCAAAGAGACTAATTTACAGCTTAAAATTCGCAGTGGCGGCCATGATTATGAAGGCATTTCGTATATCTCAGATGGCCCTTTTGTTATGCTTGATATGTTCAATCTCCGCTCAATTTCTATAAATGTCAAAGATGAGACCGCTTGGGTACAAGCAGGTGCTACTTTAGGGGAACTTTACTACAACATTTGGATGAAAAGTGAAGCTCTTGGTTTTCCGGCGGGTGTTTGCCCTACTGTTGGTGTTGGTGGACATGTCAGTGGAGGTGGATATGGGAACATGCTTCGTAAGTTTGGACTCACTATAGATAATGTATTGGATGCTCGACTGGTGGAAGTTAATGGTAGAATTCTTGACAGGAAAACTATGGGTGAAGATGTATTTTGGGCAATTAAAGGGGGTGGTGGTGCTAGTTTtggtgttattttagccttcaaaattcaactTGTTCGGGTCCCAGAAACCGTGACTTACTTCAGAGTTGAAAGGGTTTTAGACCAGAATGCTACCGACTCTGTTGTCCAATGGCAGAATGTTGCTAACAAAATTGACAATGATCTCTTCATGAGACTACTTATACAACCCATTACAGTAAAAAGCAAAAACAAGGCCAAGGGAGCAAAGAACACAAAGACAATACGAGCAACATTTATAGCATTGTTCCTCGGTGATTCTAGTAGATTAATGTCTCTCGTAAATAAAGAATTCCCTGCTTTGGGATTAACAAAGCAAGATTGTTTACAAATGAGTTGGATTGATTCAGTCCTGCGGTGGGCAAATTTCGACAACACGACAAACCCAAATGCCTTGTTGGACAGAAAAGGGGATCCATTAAATTTCTTGAAAAGAAAATCGGATTACGTACAAGAGCCAATTCCTAAAGATGGATTGGAATCAATTTTCCAGAAGATGATTTCTATGGGAAAAGCAGGATTAGTTTTCAATCCTTATGGAGGAAGAATGGCTGAAATTCCCGAAGACGAAACTCCATTTCCTCATAGGGCAGGGATTCTTTTCaagattcagtactcagtaaatTGGAATGAACTAGGAGTTGCGGCAGAAAAAGACTACCTTTCACAGATAAGAGATTTGTATAGCTTTATGACCCCATATGTTTCAAAGAACCCCAGACAAGCCTATTTAAATTACAGAGATCTTGATATTGGTACAAATAATCAAGGTCCACAAAGCTTAGAAAAAGGAAGGATATATGGGATCAAGTATTTCAAGAACAATTTCAATAGGTTGGTGAAAGTGAAATcaatggtggatccacaaaattTCTTCAGAAATGAGCAAAGTATTCCTACTCAAACTCACTCTATTCATGCGCAAGGGGCAATGAAACGTAGGAAGATGTTCTAA